From Marivirga harenae, one genomic window encodes:
- the ribH gene encoding 6,7-dimethyl-8-ribityllumazine synthase: MASNLKNLSEHSGKNMKGLQDKNFAIVVSEWNEEVTESLYSGAYETLLENGIPKANIEKHYVPGSFELSLGAQWMAERKDIDAVICLGCVIQGETKHFDFICDAVAHGITNVSLKYNKPVIFGVLTPNTQQQALDRAGGKHGNKGDEAAFTALKMLGLAKGL, encoded by the coding sequence ATGGCATCAAATCTTAAAAACCTTAGTGAGCATTCCGGTAAAAACATGAAAGGATTGCAAGATAAAAACTTTGCAATAGTAGTTTCAGAATGGAATGAGGAAGTAACGGAATCCTTATATAGTGGAGCCTATGAAACATTGCTGGAAAACGGCATCCCGAAAGCAAATATTGAAAAGCATTATGTACCCGGAAGCTTTGAGTTAAGCTTAGGAGCCCAATGGATGGCAGAAAGAAAAGACATTGATGCAGTGATTTGCCTCGGGTGTGTAATTCAAGGAGAAACCAAACATTTTGATTTCATCTGTGATGCAGTGGCTCACGGGATTACTAATGTGAGCTTAAAATACAACAAACCGGTTATTTTCGGGGTTCTGACTCCTAATACGCAGCAGCAAGCTTTAGACAGAGCTGGAGGAAAACACGGCAATAAAGGAGATGAAGCTGCATTTACCGCATTAAAAATGTTAGGATTAGCAAAAGGATTATGA
- the recF gene encoding DNA replication/repair protein RecF (All proteins in this family for which functions are known are DNA-binding proteins that assist the filamentation of RecA onto DNA for the initiation of recombination or recombinational repair.): protein MKLQNIRLAQFKNYPQADFSFVDGINCFLGRNGVGKTNLLDAIYYLAFTKSAFNAVDKDNILHEEAFFSIKANFEVEDKNVEMLCAVRLGEKKMVRWAGKEYDKLSEHIGKLPLVMIIPQDTDIVREASEMRRKFFDNLLCQLDQEYLKLLVKYNHLLKQRNTLLKSFLERSRFSADQLAPYDELMIPLALSISEERNTLMENFLPIFKEFYQELSDGQEEVNINYETRVTNAFETDFRSQQQKDFRQGRTTLGIHKDDYVFLSEGKQVKKFGSQGQQKSFVIALKLAQFELLKAAKNQKPLLLLDDIFDKLDDKRIAYLLKMMADGRFGQIFLTDARAERSKDYLKDINTEKKFFELDQNRAY, encoded by the coding sequence ATGAAGCTCCAAAATATTCGATTAGCTCAATTCAAAAACTATCCGCAAGCAGATTTCTCATTTGTGGATGGCATTAATTGCTTTTTGGGACGAAATGGAGTGGGAAAAACAAACTTGCTTGATGCGATTTATTATTTGGCTTTCACCAAAAGTGCTTTTAATGCGGTGGATAAGGATAATATTTTGCATGAAGAAGCTTTTTTTTCTATTAAAGCCAATTTTGAGGTGGAGGATAAGAATGTGGAAATGCTTTGTGCTGTCCGTTTAGGAGAAAAAAAAATGGTAAGATGGGCAGGAAAAGAATATGATAAACTGAGCGAGCATATTGGTAAACTCCCATTGGTAATGATAATCCCGCAGGATACAGATATAGTTAGGGAAGCCAGTGAAATGAGGAGAAAGTTCTTTGATAATCTGCTCTGTCAATTAGACCAAGAATACTTGAAATTATTGGTGAAATATAATCATCTCTTAAAGCAAAGGAATACATTGCTAAAGTCATTTTTAGAAAGAAGCAGATTTTCAGCTGATCAGTTGGCTCCTTATGATGAACTAATGATTCCATTGGCTTTAAGTATTTCTGAAGAGCGCAATACTTTGATGGAAAATTTCTTACCTATTTTCAAGGAATTTTATCAAGAGTTATCGGATGGTCAGGAAGAAGTCAATATTAATTATGAAACCCGAGTAACAAATGCTTTCGAAACGGATTTCAGATCACAACAGCAAAAAGATTTTCGACAAGGGAGGACGACATTGGGAATTCATAAAGATGATTATGTGTTTCTCTCGGAAGGAAAGCAAGTCAAGAAATTTGGTTCTCAAGGACAGCAGAAATCATTTGTAATTGCCTTAAAATTAGCGCAATTTGAATTATTGAAAGCCGCTAAAAATCAAAAGCCACTACTTTTGTTAGATGATATTTTTGATAAATTGGATGATAAAAGAATAGCTTATTTGTTGAAAATGATGGCGGACGGAAGGTTTGGTCAGATATTCTTGACCGATGCCAGAGCCGAAAGAAGTAAAGACTATTTGAAAGATATCAATACAGAAAAGAAATTTTTTGAACTAGACCAAAATAGAGCCTATTAG
- a CDS encoding pyridoxal phosphate-dependent decarboxylase family protein → MQKWKKLSQLEIRKRIFSALSENVDYYTENIIGLPASHLDDKVFYQNAPFLEDAPYLSTLIHNPNHIGCHTLGESESFFRGTQELEKEVIKVCAEDILHCDTEYDGYVASGGTEANMQAVWIYRNYFMQEHQASIDEIALISSSDAHYSSAKASNVLRVNFYKVEVDENDRSISQEALESTIDQAQQDGKKYFIIMANMMTTMFGSVDDVSIYTDTFIEKEIPFKLHIDGAYGGFFYPFAKPENNLNFSNPHVNSITLDAHKMLQAPYGTGIFLIRKNWMHFANTQEASYVEGQDFTLIGSRSGANAIAIWMILMTYGPNGWFEKTLVLNHRTEWLCKALNKKDIDYYRYPDANIVTIKAQFLQKEVCKKYGLIPDSHKSPQWYKIVVMDHVTIEKLEKFLDEV, encoded by the coding sequence ATGCAAAAGTGGAAAAAACTATCTCAACTAGAGATTAGAAAAAGGATATTTTCTGCCCTTTCAGAAAATGTAGATTATTATACCGAAAATATTATAGGTTTGCCAGCATCCCATTTGGATGACAAGGTATTTTATCAAAATGCACCTTTTTTGGAAGATGCTCCCTACCTATCCACTTTAATTCACAATCCGAATCATATAGGTTGTCATACTTTAGGCGAGTCAGAAAGCTTTTTCAGAGGCACTCAGGAACTTGAAAAAGAAGTAATCAAGGTTTGTGCAGAAGATATTTTGCATTGCGATACAGAATATGACGGTTATGTAGCTTCTGGAGGCACTGAGGCCAATATGCAAGCTGTATGGATCTATAGGAATTATTTCATGCAAGAGCACCAAGCAAGTATTGATGAAATTGCGTTGATTAGCTCTTCTGATGCTCATTATTCATCTGCAAAAGCATCCAATGTGTTGAGAGTGAATTTTTATAAAGTAGAAGTCGATGAAAATGACCGTTCCATTAGTCAGGAAGCTTTAGAAAGCACTATTGATCAAGCACAGCAAGATGGAAAGAAGTATTTTATTATAATGGCCAATATGATGACCACAATGTTCGGTTCTGTGGATGATGTCAGTATATACACAGATACCTTTATTGAAAAGGAGATACCATTCAAACTTCATATTGACGGGGCTTACGGAGGCTTTTTCTACCCCTTTGCAAAACCTGAAAATAATTTGAATTTCAGCAACCCACATGTGAATTCTATTACTCTTGATGCCCATAAAATGCTTCAAGCACCTTATGGAACAGGAATCTTCTTAATTCGCAAAAACTGGATGCATTTTGCCAATACACAAGAAGCTAGCTACGTGGAAGGTCAAGATTTTACTTTGATAGGTTCTCGATCTGGAGCAAATGCCATTGCTATTTGGATGATTTTAATGACCTACGGGCCCAATGGTTGGTTTGAAAAAACCTTGGTTTTAAACCATAGGACTGAATGGTTATGTAAAGCCTTAAATAAAAAGGATATTGACTATTATCGATATCCTGATGCTAACATCGTCACCATCAAAGCTCAATTTCTACAAAAAGAAGTTTGTAAAAAATATGGCTTGATTCCTGATAGTCATAAAAGTCCGCAATGGTATAAAATAGTGGTTATGGATCATGTAACCATCGAAAAGTTGGAGAAGTTCTTGGATGAAGTTTAA
- a CDS encoding tetratricopeptide repeat protein, which yields MAKTKSKEKQSSEFYENPEVLAQQLSKTEEFIENNKKVVFGLGGVIALIIVAFFGYRYYMNNLNEEAQKEMFQAVYWFENEEYDLALNGDGNNYGFLAIVEDYGSTKSGNLANFYLGSIYMQQGQFETAIDYLDDFSSDDLLVQARAYALIGDAYMELGNFSLAADQYGKAANYKSNGEFSPVYFMKQGLAFEKANDLEAAMGSYRKITEDFSDSKQKTEAQKYLSRLEAQK from the coding sequence ATGGCAAAAACAAAATCTAAAGAGAAACAAAGTTCCGAGTTTTATGAAAACCCTGAGGTATTAGCTCAGCAACTTTCTAAAACAGAAGAATTCATTGAAAACAATAAAAAAGTAGTATTTGGTTTAGGGGGAGTAATCGCCTTAATCATTGTAGCCTTTTTCGGTTACCGATACTATATGAACAATCTTAATGAGGAGGCTCAGAAAGAAATGTTCCAAGCCGTATATTGGTTTGAAAATGAAGAATATGATTTGGCCTTGAATGGTGATGGCAATAACTATGGCTTTTTAGCAATAGTAGAAGATTATGGCTCAACGAAGTCAGGCAATTTAGCTAACTTCTATTTGGGTAGCATTTACATGCAGCAAGGGCAATTTGAAACTGCCATTGATTATTTAGACGATTTTAGCAGTGACGACTTATTGGTTCAAGCTAGAGCTTATGCCTTGATCGGTGATGCATACATGGAGTTGGGAAATTTTTCCTTGGCTGCGGATCAATACGGAAAAGCCGCGAATTACAAAAGCAATGGAGAATTTAGTCCTGTTTATTTCATGAAGCAAGGTTTGGCTTTTGAAAAAGCAAACGATCTAGAAGCGGCCATGGGTAGTTACCGAAAGATTACTGAAGACTTTAGTGACTCTAAACAGAAAACTGAAGCTCAAAAATACCTATCCCGATTAGAGGCTCAAAAATAA
- a CDS encoding DUF721 domain-containing protein, with protein sequence MYKKKNPHPASIRKSEATPLGQVINEMFDAYHLNRKVDQTQVVNLWPKLMGKAIASRTKGVFMKESKLFVTVESSALKQELHMSKERIIHLFREELGKEVVKEIILL encoded by the coding sequence ATGTATAAAAAGAAAAATCCACATCCAGCCAGCATCAGAAAATCGGAGGCTACTCCTTTGGGTCAGGTCATTAATGAGATGTTTGATGCTTATCACTTAAATAGAAAGGTTGACCAAACACAGGTGGTGAATTTATGGCCGAAATTAATGGGGAAAGCAATCGCAAGTAGAACTAAAGGAGTTTTTATGAAGGAAAGCAAGCTTTTCGTAACGGTTGAATCCAGTGCTCTAAAACAGGAACTTCATATGAGCAAGGAAAGAATTATACATTTGTTCAGAGAAGAGCTTGGAAAAGAGGTGGTAAAGGAAATTATTTTGTTATGA
- the pdhA gene encoding pyruvate dehydrogenase (acetyl-transferring) E1 component subunit alpha → MATKKSKTANKKSFDKETYMEWFRSMSLMRRFEEKAGQLYGQQKISGFCHLYIGQEACVAGAVSALKKGDKYITAYKDHAHPIGLGTDPKAVMAELFGKETGVSKGKGGSMHMFDKENHFFGGHGIVGGQIPLGAGIAFSEQYKGTDNVCITYMGDGAVRQGAFHEALNMAMSMKLPVIFAIENNGYAMGTSVKRTSNVTELHTLGEAYDMPSKGVDAMNVENVHNAVAEAAERARKGDGPTLLEFRTYRYKGHSMSDPAKYRTKEELEEYKGKDPIEQAKEAILKNKYASEDELKEIDNEQKEIVKECVKFAEESDFPHVDEVYRDVYAQEDYPFIVD, encoded by the coding sequence ATGGCTACAAAGAAATCAAAAACTGCCAATAAAAAGAGTTTCGATAAGGAAACTTATATGGAATGGTTCAGGTCCATGTCCTTAATGAGAAGGTTTGAGGAAAAAGCTGGGCAACTATACGGTCAGCAGAAAATCAGTGGCTTTTGCCACCTTTACATTGGACAGGAGGCTTGCGTAGCTGGTGCTGTTAGTGCATTAAAAAAAGGCGATAAATATATCACTGCTTATAAGGACCATGCGCATCCGATCGGTTTAGGAACTGATCCGAAGGCAGTAATGGCTGAACTTTTTGGTAAAGAAACGGGGGTTTCCAAAGGAAAAGGAGGCTCCATGCACATGTTCGATAAAGAGAATCATTTTTTTGGTGGACATGGGATTGTAGGTGGACAGATTCCTTTGGGAGCAGGAATCGCATTTTCTGAGCAATACAAAGGAACAGATAATGTGTGCATTACTTATATGGGTGACGGTGCTGTTCGTCAGGGAGCTTTCCACGAAGCTTTAAATATGGCAATGAGCATGAAATTACCTGTAATCTTTGCTATAGAAAATAATGGTTACGCCATGGGAACTTCTGTGAAAAGAACCTCTAACGTGACCGAATTACATACCTTGGGTGAAGCATATGATATGCCTTCAAAAGGGGTAGATGCTATGAATGTGGAAAATGTTCACAATGCCGTGGCAGAGGCAGCTGAAAGAGCAAGGAAAGGGGATGGTCCAACTTTATTGGAATTCAGAACTTATCGATATAAAGGGCATTCTATGTCTGACCCCGCTAAATATAGAACTAAAGAGGAGCTAGAAGAATACAAAGGTAAAGATCCTATTGAGCAAGCTAAGGAAGCCATTTTGAAAAATAAATACGCTTCTGAGGATGAATTGAAAGAAATCGATAACGAGCAAAAAGAAATCGTAAAAGAATGCGTGAAGTTTGCCGAAGAATCTGATTTCCCTCATGTTGATGAAGTTTACAGAGATGTTTACGCTCAAGAGGATTATCCTTTTATAGTGGATTAA
- a CDS encoding DUF1987 domain-containing protein has protein sequence MFRMSGTHQRPTVVIDIEKGFFEISGSSIPENPMDVFTPIFDHLNRYMENPLPVTELHFRLDYFNTSTSKLMLDMIHKMESLIDEDGKDVKIKWFYREADDDMMEIGEDFANLCRLPIEIIPYN, from the coding sequence ATGTTTAGAATGTCAGGCACACATCAGCGACCCACTGTAGTAATAGATATAGAAAAGGGTTTTTTTGAAATTTCAGGTTCTTCAATTCCAGAGAACCCTATGGATGTTTTCACTCCCATTTTCGATCATTTGAATAGATATATGGAAAATCCATTACCTGTAACAGAATTACATTTCCGTCTAGATTATTTTAATACAAGTACTTCCAAACTAATGTTGGATATGATCCACAAAATGGAATCTTTAATTGACGAAGACGGCAAAGACGTGAAAATCAAATGGTTTTATAGAGAAGCTGATGATGATATGATGGAGATCGGTGAAGATTTTGCTAATCTGTGCAGATTACCAATAGAGATCATTCCTTATAACTAA